A region of Salinibacter sp. 10B DNA encodes the following proteins:
- the fabF gene encoding beta-ketoacyl-ACP synthase II produces MSDSSRRVVVTGMGALTPLGLTVEDYWEGLVEGRSGAATIESFDPEGLRTTFACELDGFEAEDHLDAKQARRMDPFCQYALVSADQAVHDAGLDPESMPQEEKDRTGVIFGTGIGGMQVFRDQTEYFLDNDESRTSPFFIPMLIPDIAAGQIAMQHGFRGPNHAMISACATGNHNIGDAYRLIREGDMDAALCGGTDACVTRLGIAGFASMRALSTRNDDPAHASRPFDANRDGFVMGEGAGALFIESLERAKERGAPIYAEVEGIGMSADAHHLTAPDPEGGGVCLALNRVLENAEISPEDIDYVNAHGTSTPLGDEAETKALKKVFGDHAYELNVSSTKSMTGHLLGAAGAIEAIASIQALRHDVVPPTINFEERDPDCDLNYTFNEAEERPVNLAISNAFGFGGHNTSVAFSKFEG; encoded by the coding sequence ATGTCTGATTCATCGCGTCGCGTCGTCGTCACCGGGATGGGGGCGCTCACGCCCCTGGGCCTCACGGTTGAAGACTACTGGGAGGGGCTCGTAGAGGGACGCAGCGGCGCTGCGACCATCGAGTCCTTCGATCCGGAAGGGCTCCGCACGACGTTTGCCTGTGAACTCGACGGCTTTGAGGCGGAAGACCACCTCGACGCCAAGCAGGCCCGTCGTATGGACCCGTTCTGTCAGTATGCCCTGGTGTCTGCCGACCAGGCGGTGCACGATGCTGGACTTGATCCTGAGTCGATGCCGCAGGAGGAAAAGGACCGCACCGGCGTTATTTTCGGCACGGGCATCGGCGGGATGCAGGTGTTTCGAGACCAGACGGAATACTTTCTGGACAACGACGAGTCCCGCACGTCGCCGTTCTTTATCCCGATGCTCATTCCCGACATTGCCGCCGGGCAGATCGCGATGCAGCACGGCTTTCGAGGGCCGAACCACGCCATGATTTCGGCGTGCGCCACCGGCAATCACAACATCGGCGACGCCTACCGCCTCATCCGGGAGGGCGACATGGATGCGGCCCTCTGCGGAGGGACGGACGCCTGCGTGACCCGTCTCGGCATTGCTGGGTTTGCCAGTATGCGCGCCCTGTCGACCCGAAACGATGATCCGGCTCACGCCTCCCGGCCCTTTGATGCGAACCGGGACGGATTCGTGATGGGCGAGGGCGCAGGCGCACTCTTTATCGAGTCGCTGGAGCGGGCGAAGGAGCGCGGGGCCCCCATCTATGCGGAGGTCGAGGGCATTGGCATGTCGGCCGATGCGCACCATCTTACGGCCCCCGATCCGGAGGGCGGCGGCGTCTGTCTGGCCCTCAACCGGGTGCTCGAAAACGCGGAGATTTCTCCGGAGGACATCGATTACGTCAATGCCCACGGCACGTCCACTCCGCTCGGGGACGAGGCAGAGACGAAAGCACTGAAGAAGGTCTTCGGCGACCACGCGTACGAGCTCAACGTATCGTCCACCAAGAGCATGACGGGGCACCTGCTCGGGGCGGCGGGGGCCATTGAGGCCATTGCGAGCATCCAGGCGCTCCGCCACGACGTGGTGCCGCCCACGATCAACTTTGAGGAGCGGGATCCGGACTGCGACCTCAACTACACCTTCAACGAAGCGGAGGAGCGGCCGGTTAATCTCGCCATTTCCAATGCCTTCGGGTTCGGCGGGCACAACACGTCGGTCGCGTTTAGTAAATTCGAAGGCTGA
- a CDS encoding acyl carrier protein: protein MANDIEESVKSIIVEKLGVDESDVTPDASITNDLGADSLDTVELIMEFEKEFDLTIPDEEAEEIATVGDAIDYLEEKV from the coding sequence ATGGCCAACGACATCGAAGAAAGTGTAAAGTCGATTATTGTTGAAAAGTTGGGCGTCGACGAGTCGGACGTGACGCCGGACGCCTCCATTACCAATGATCTGGGGGCCGACTCGCTCGACACCGTCGAGCTTATCATGGAGTTCGAGAAGGAGTTTGACCTGACCATCCCGGACGAGGAAGCAGAGGAGATTGCGACGGTTGGGGACGCGATTGACTACCTTGAGGAAAAGGTGTAG
- a CDS encoding DUF721 domain-containing protein, with protein MLTALGLAMAAQDSPQPLGDVLKEVIDQLGLQEKIDEARVVETWATIAGKDINGVTESVWMKGSTLYVKITSAAWRQELHMNRRQWRQRLNGALDTDPVDEIVFR; from the coding sequence ATGCTCACAGCTTTAGGTCTCGCCATGGCCGCTCAAGACAGCCCTCAACCCCTCGGCGACGTATTGAAAGAAGTGATCGATCAGCTCGGCCTTCAGGAAAAGATCGATGAAGCCCGCGTCGTGGAGACGTGGGCCACCATCGCCGGCAAAGACATCAACGGCGTCACCGAGTCGGTGTGGATGAAGGGATCGACGCTCTACGTCAAAATTACGTCGGCGGCATGGCGACAAGAGCTGCACATGAACCGCCGCCAGTGGCGCCAGCGGCTCAACGGCGCGCTTGACACCGATCCCGTCGACGAAATCGTTTTCCGCTAA
- the metK gene encoding methionine adenosyltransferase produces the protein MAYLFTSESVSEGHPDKIADQISDAILDAHLAQDPQSRVAVETLVTSGLVVLSGEVTSDADVEPREIARDVIRDIGYTDPRLRFDADSCGVISSLDEQSGDINQGVDGQDEQGAGDQGLMFGYACRETSELMPMAITFSHRLVQELAHIRKETDKMPYLRPDSKSQVTIEYEDDRVTPKRIHTVVLSTQHDDGVSQKQIREDVRNILLPQALPQDLLDDDLILHVNPTGRFVIGGPHGDTGLTGRKIIVDTYGGKGAHGGGAFSGKDPSKVDRSATYAARHVAKNLVAADLCDEAIVQLSYAIGIAEPVSIDVNTNGTGKLHDSALVDLVREHFDLSPAAIIDRLDLLKPRYQKTAAYGHFGRSDFPWEELTHVDTLKRAASETA, from the coding sequence ATGGCTTACCTTTTCACTTCCGAATCGGTCTCTGAAGGCCACCCCGACAAGATTGCCGACCAGATTTCGGATGCCATCCTGGACGCCCATCTTGCCCAGGACCCGCAGAGTCGGGTTGCCGTCGAGACACTCGTCACCTCGGGGCTCGTCGTCCTCAGCGGCGAAGTGACGTCGGATGCCGACGTTGAGCCTCGTGAGATTGCTCGGGACGTTATTCGGGACATTGGGTATACGGATCCTCGCCTCCGTTTCGATGCCGACTCCTGCGGCGTTATCAGCAGTCTCGACGAGCAAAGCGGCGACATCAATCAGGGCGTGGACGGCCAGGACGAGCAGGGCGCAGGCGATCAGGGCCTCATGTTCGGTTATGCCTGCCGCGAAACCTCGGAGCTGATGCCGATGGCCATTACCTTCTCTCATCGGCTCGTGCAGGAGCTGGCCCACATCCGGAAGGAGACGGACAAGATGCCCTACCTCCGGCCCGACTCGAAAAGCCAGGTCACGATTGAGTACGAAGATGATCGTGTAACGCCGAAGCGCATCCACACGGTGGTCCTCTCCACGCAGCACGACGACGGCGTTTCCCAGAAGCAGATTCGGGAGGATGTGCGCAATATTCTCCTGCCGCAGGCTCTTCCGCAGGACCTGCTCGACGACGATCTTATCCTTCACGTCAACCCGACAGGTCGCTTCGTCATCGGAGGGCCGCACGGCGACACCGGTCTCACTGGCCGCAAAATCATCGTGGATACCTACGGCGGAAAGGGCGCACACGGGGGGGGAGCCTTCAGCGGGAAGGATCCCTCGAAGGTAGACCGCAGTGCCACCTACGCGGCCCGACATGTGGCCAAGAACCTCGTGGCTGCTGACCTCTGCGACGAAGCCATCGTACAGCTTTCCTACGCTATTGGGATTGCGGAGCCGGTCTCGATCGACGTCAACACCAACGGCACCGGAAAGCTACACGACTCGGCCCTCGTCGATCTCGTACGAGAGCACTTCGACCTCTCGCCCGCAGCGATCATCGATCGCCTCGACCTTCTGAAACCCCGATACCAGAAAACGGCGGCCTACGGGCACTTCGGACGCTCAGACTTTCCCTGGGAGGAACTGACCCACGTCGACACGCTCAAGCGCGCCGCCTCGGAGACGGCCTAG